In Streptomyces venezuelae, the sequence AGGGCGGCCAGGCCGCTGCCGCCGGCAGGGCTGGGGGTGTACCAGGTGCCCGAGGCGTCGATGACCGCACGGGCGAAGACCCGCTGCTCGCGGCCGTCGGCGCTCCCGTAGTGGACGACGAACGGCTGGGCCTCGCGGTCGGCATCGACGATGCGGTCGCGGCCGGTACGGGAGACGCCGGTGACGCGCGCTCCGTAGCGGACCCGCTCGCCAAGAACGTCGGCCAGGGGCTGGAGGTAGAGGGCCGCCCAGTCCCCGCCGGAGGGGTAGGTGTCCGCGGCGGGCTGGACCCAGCCGGTCGGGGCGAGGAGCTTCTCGGCCGCCGGGTCGACGACCTCGCCCCAGCGGGAGAACAGTCGTACGTGGGCCCATTCGCGGACGGCGGACCCGGCGGTGGTCCCGGCTTCCAGGACGAGCGGTTCGATACCGCGGTCGACGAGGTGGGCGGCGGCCGCGAGTCCGGCGGGGCCGGCCCCGATGACGACGACGGGCAGCTCGGTGGTGTTCTCGCTCATGACGGGTCTCCGGGTCTTCGTGCAGGCAGGCGGGGTGGGCGGGGACTTCAGGTGGTCAGCAGCAGCCGGCGCCGGTGGCGACGGCCTCGCGCTTGGACTGGGGGTCGCAGCAGGCTCCGGCGGCTTCCGCGCCCTCGCTGGTGCCGCAGCACGGTGAGGACTCGGTGGGAGCCACCTCCCCCGTGGGCGCGGCCGGGGCGGCGCTGCAGCAGGAGGCCGCCGTCCCGGCGTGGTTCGGGCTGGGGGTGACCGACTCGTTCATGACGACTCCCTGGTGTTTCGAAGTTTGTCGATGGCTTACGTGATCAGCATGGCTCCTGTATCGATGGACGTCAACATAGACGTTCATCTATTTCTCGGAGGCTGCCGTGGAGCACGTGGAAGTCGCCGTCATCGGGGGCGGGCAGTCTGGGCCGGCAGCCGCAAACGCACTGGTCAGGGGAGGGCTGAAGCCATTGACACTGGAGGCGTCGAACCAGGCCGCAGGCTCGTGGCCGCGCCACTACGACAGCCCGCCCCTCTCCCCCCGGCCCGGTTCAGCGCACTGCCCGGCATGCCGTTCGGCGGGGATCCGGACCGCTACCCGCACCGGGACGAAGTCGTCGCCCACCTGACCGCCTACGCCGACCGCCCGGCCGGTCTCGGTGGCACCTTCGACGCCTCCCGCCGGCCCCGGCACCGGCACCGGGACGGCGCCTCCCCCGCACACCCAGGCCTGGCCTTCGTCTGCCTGGAGTGACAGCGCAGCCTGTCCTCGAACTCCCTGCGAGGCGTCGGCCGGGACGCCTCGCAGGGGACGCCCCGCCGCCTTGCCGCCCACCTGGCCCGAGCGCGAGACCCCTGCCACTCTAGTTCGACATGTGTCAACATAGACGCATGTCGAATGCGAAGGTACTGCCGCTCCTGGAGCCCGAGGCCGTCGCGCCCTGCTGCCCGCCGCTGAACGAGCGCCCCATGTCCGCGGACGAGGCCGAGGTCGCGGCGAAGATGTTCAAGGCCCTGGGCGACCCCGTGCGCCTGCGCCTGTTCTCCGCCGTCGCCTCGCACGAGGGCGGCGAGGCGTGCGTGTGCGACATCTCCGACGTGGGCGTCTCGCAGCCCACCGTCTCCCACCACCTCAAGAAGCTGAAGGAAGCCGGGCTGCTGTCCTCTGAGCGGCGGGGGACCTGGGTGTACTACCGGGTCGAGCCGTCCGTGCTCGCCGCCATGGGCGCGCTGCTGGCCGGCGCCGCGAAGGCCGCGTGACCGGCGTGCGGATCCAGGCTCTTTTCCCGGAGCACGCCGAGCAGGTGCTGGGCATCTACCAGGCGGGGATCGACGAGGGCAACGCGACCTTCGAGACCCGGGCCCCCGACTGGGCCGCCTTCGACGAGGCCAAAATGCCCGGCCACCGCTTCGTCGCCCTCGACGACGACGGCGGCCGGGTGCTGGGCTGGATCGCGGCGAGCACGGTCTCCGACCGGTGTGCGTACGCGGGCGTGGTCGAACACTCCGTGTACGTCCACCCCGGAGCCCGCGGCCTCGGTGTAGCCCGTGCCCTCTTGGATGCGCTGATCGTCTCCACGGAGGAGGCGGGGGTCTGGACGATCCAGTCAGGGATCTTCCCCGAGAACACCGCCAGCCTCGCCCTGCACGCACGGGCCGGGTTCCGGATCATCGGCACCCGCGAACGGATCGGCCGCCACCATGGGCTCTGGCGGGACGTGATCCTACTGGAGCGCCGCAGCCCCGTTCTGACGTAGACGGCTCACGCAGGCACAGGCGGGTCAGGCAGCGCCGAGGGCTGCGGGCGCCGGGCGGGGCGGAGGGATCTGCGGCTCGGAGGTCTCCACGAGTGCCGATCCGCCAGCCGGTGGCATTCCCCGAAGCTGCGGCCTGGCCGTAGCGGGAGGGCCGGTGACCAGCAAGGATGCCGTGATGCGTACCGAACCGAGCCTCGATAGCCTCCGCCCGACGCACACTGCACCCGCGGTGTTCGCCGCAGGCGCGGTGTTCGCCGCAGGCGCGGCGATCGGTGTCCTGGGCGGGATGATCGGACTGGGCGGTGCCGAGTTCCGCCTGCCCCTACTGATCGGCCTCTTCGGCTTCGCCGCCCTCTCGGCGGTCATCCTGAACAAGGCGATGAGCCTGGTCGTCGTCCTCGTCGCGCTCCCCGCGCGGCTGGCCGCGGTCCCGGCCGCCGAGGTGGCCACCCGCTGGCCCGTCGCGGCCAACCTCCTGGCCGGCAGCCTGCTCGGCGCGTGGGCCGGAGCCTCCTGGGCCGTCCGGATGCGCTCCGCCACCCTCTACAAAATCCTCGCCGCCCTGATGGTGCTGATGGCGGCCGCCCTGGTCCTCACGCACACCACCACCCTGGCCACGCTCGACCTGCCGCCGTGGGCACGGATTCCCGCCGGGATCGCGGCCGGCTTCGGCATCGGCGTAGTCGCGGCCATCATGGGCGTCGCCGGCGGAGAACTGCTGATCCCGACGATCGTGCTGCTCTTCGGGCAGGACATCAAGACCGCCGGCAGCCTCTCCCTGCTGGTGTCCCTGCCGACCATGCTCGTCGCCTTCGCCCGCTACAGCCGCGACGGCAGCTTCGCCGTCCTGGGCAGCAACCTCCGCTTCACCACGGTCATGGCTGCGGGCTCGATCGCCGGCGCGGTCTTGGGCGGCTTGCTCCTCGGGGTTTTCCCGGACCTGGTCCTGATCCCCACACTGGCCGTGATCCTTCTCGTCTCCGCGTACAAACTGGCCCGGCACGACTGACGTCGTCGGAGCTCTCGGCACCTCTCACCCCCGCTGAGTCGGGGGTGAGAGTCAGGTGAGCAGGTCGCGGATCTGCCGTGCGGCGTCGCGGGCGGGGCGACCGACGCCGATGAGGGTGGCGGAGGCGGGGCCGGTCCAGTCGCCGTAGCCGAGCAGGTGGAGGCGCGGTTCGTCCACGGCGCGGGTGCCGACGGTGGTGATGTGTCCTCGGGTGCCACGTAGACGGAGGGCGGCGAAGGGGGCAAGGGCGGGCCGGAAGCCGGTGCACCAGATGACTGCGTCGACTTCCGCGACAGTGCCATCGGCCCACTCCACGCCAGCGGCGGTGAGCCGACGGAACATCGGCTTCGCGGTCAGGAATCCGGCGTCACGAGCGGCGCGTACGGGCGGCACGGCGACGATGTCACCGAGGGAGGCGACGCCGCCGGTGTCGGTGTGGCCTTCGTCCAGGGCGCGGCGGCGTGCGGTGGCGTGGTCGAAGAGGGCTCGGCCGTCGATGTCGTCGGCGAGGTAGCGGGGCGGGCGCTGGGTGACCCAGGTCAGGTCGATTCCGGCGTGGGCGAGGTCGGCGGCGATCTGGGCGCCGGAATTGCCACCACCCACCACGGCTACCCGCTGTCCGCTGAACTCGGCGGGGTTCTGGTACTGGACGGTGTGGAGCTGGCGGCCGGTGTACTCGCGCCGTCCGGGGACAGCCGGGAGGAAGGGGCGGGTCCAGCTGCCGGTGGCGCTGACGACCGCGCGGGCCTGCCAGTCGCCCCCGTCCGTCGCGACGCGCAGGAACGCGCCGTCGCGGTGGACCGCTTCCACCCACACCCCGCGCTGCACGGGCAACTCGTACCGCTTCTCGTAGTCCGCGAGGTAGTCGACGACGTGCTGCGCGTCGGGGCAGGTCTGGCCACGCTGGACCGGCATCAGACGGCCGGGCAGGGACGAATACTCGGCCGGGGAGAACAGGTGCAGGGAGTCCCAGGTGTGCTGCCAGGCTCCGCCGGGCGCCGTCTG encodes:
- a CDS encoding ArsR/SmtB family transcription factor — protein: MSNAKVLPLLEPEAVAPCCPPLNERPMSADEAEVAAKMFKALGDPVRLRLFSAVASHEGGEACVCDISDVGVSQPTVSHHLKKLKEAGLLSSERRGTWVYYRVEPSVLAAMGALLAGAAKAA
- a CDS encoding GNAT family N-acetyltransferase, with the protein product MTGVRIQALFPEHAEQVLGIYQAGIDEGNATFETRAPDWAAFDEAKMPGHRFVALDDDGGRVLGWIAASTVSDRCAYAGVVEHSVYVHPGARGLGVARALLDALIVSTEEAGVWTIQSGIFPENTASLALHARAGFRIIGTRERIGRHHGLWRDVILLERRSPVLT
- a CDS encoding sulfite exporter TauE/SafE family protein — encoded protein: MFAAGAVFAAGAAIGVLGGMIGLGGAEFRLPLLIGLFGFAALSAVILNKAMSLVVVLVALPARLAAVPAAEVATRWPVAANLLAGSLLGAWAGASWAVRMRSATLYKILAALMVLMAAALVLTHTTTLATLDLPPWARIPAGIAAGFGIGVVAAIMGVAGGELLIPTIVLLFGQDIKTAGSLSLLVSLPTMLVAFARYSRDGSFAVLGSNLRFTTVMAAGSIAGAVLGGLLLGVFPDLVLIPTLAVILLVSAYKLARHD
- a CDS encoding ArsO family NAD(P)H-dependent flavin-containing monooxygenase — translated: MTQRTDVVVIGGGQSGLAAGYHLRRLGIEHVILDAQTAPGGAWQHTWDSLHLFSPAEYSSLPGRLMPVQRGQTCPDAQHVVDYLADYEKRYELPVQRGVWVEAVHRDGAFLRVATDGGDWQARAVVSATGSWTRPFLPAVPGRREYTGRQLHTVQYQNPAEFSGQRVAVVGGGNSGAQIAADLAHAGIDLTWVTQRPPRYLADDIDGRALFDHATARRRALDEGHTDTGGVASLGDIVAVPPVRAARDAGFLTAKPMFRRLTAAGVEWADGTVAEVDAVIWCTGFRPALAPFAALRLRGTRGHITTVGTRAVDEPRLHLLGYGDWTGPASATLIGVGRPARDAARQIRDLLT